The stretch of DNA ATGTCCAAAGGACACGCCGGCCCTTCACTCTATGCCGCTTTGGCACTCAAAGGCTACTTCCCGCTCGATTGGCTGGGTACATTAAATAAAAACGGCACATCGCTGCCATCGCATTGCGATATGAAAAAAACGCCGGGCATTGACGTCAGCACCGGCTCATTGGGGCAAGGGTTGTCGATTGCCATTGGACTGGCATTGGGGCAACGTTTTGATAACAACGCTTGCACTTACGCCATGCTGGGCGACGGCGAACTCAACGAGGGTCAAATTTGGGAAGCGGCGCAATTTGCTCCCTTTCATAAGCTGAACAATCTCATCGCTTTTGTCGACAACAACGGCAAACAGCTTGATGGCACAACCGACGACGTACTTGCCCAACTCGACATCGGCGCAAAATTTGCCGCATTCGGCTGGCATACGCAAGTCATTGACGGGCATGATATTGATGCGATTATCACCGCTATCACTAACGCCAAGGCGCAAGACACCGCGTCGATGATCGTTCTCAATACCATCAAAGGCAATGGCTGCCAATACGTTGCCGAAACGGCGAAAAACCACCATATGCCGGCTGATGAGCGTATGCAGCCCGAACTGGTGCGCATACAACGAGACATTGACGCCCTCACGGCGCAACTTGCAGAACTGGGAGGGCAACCGCTATGCTAGAATTCGTACACGATACGTTACAGGATGAGCTCGGGGCAGACGGTCTGCCTGCGCTCATGCGCGAAACATTTATACAACAACTTATTGTGTCTGCCAAGCAAGACGACCGCATTATGGCACTTGATTCCGACTGTGCCGGTTCTTCGGGCTATACGGCGTTCGGCGCGCAATTTCCCGACAGATTCATCAATTGCGGCATTGCTGAGGCAAACATGACCGGCATTGCGGCGGGGTTGTCACTAATGGGGAAATTACCGTTTACCCATGCTTTCGGCGTGTTTGCCACGCGGCGCGCCTGCGACCAAATCGCGCTGTCTTGCGCCTACACCAACGCTAACGTCCGCATTGTCGGCACTGACCCCGGCGTATGCGCGTCACTCAACGGCGGCACGCATATGCCTTTTGAAGACATGGCCGTACTGCGCGGCATTCCCGGCGTAACACTCATTGAACCGACCGACAGCGTTATGTTGCGCGGCATTTTTGATGAATTGACCGGTATGCACGGCGTGGTGTATATTCGCTTAAAACGCAAGACTACGCCTGCGATTTACAAAGACGGTGCGACATTCAAAATCGGCAAAGCGAACCTTGTTCGTGAAGGATCGGACGTAACGCTCATTGCCTCCGGCATTATGGTTGCCGAGGCGGTCATTGCGGCGCAGGAACTGGCGCAAATTGGCATTTCGGCACGTGTCGTTGATATGTTTACTTGGAAACCGCTTGATAACGAGATGGTGGCAACGTGCGCGCGCGAAACGGGCGCCATTGTCACATGCGAGAATCATAATATCATCGGCGGCTTAGGTGAAGCCGTCAGCGCGGCGGTGTGCGCCACAACCCCCTGTCCCGTTGAGCGTGTTGGTGTCAATGATACGTTCGGTGAAGTAGGCAGCGAGGGGTATTTGAAAGAGAAGTTTGGCTTGACGGCGGCGGAGATTGTTGCGGCGGCAAAGCGGGTGGTTGAGAGAAAGTAGCTAATTTATATTAGGTGCATAGGAGACTGTAATCAGAAATGCCGAACTTTTGGAGCTATATAACAAACGACAAATATGCTGTTGGTTGCACGGGGCAAACGGTATATGTTTATGATGCTTTGGGAAACGAAATCGCTCGATTTAAGGACTTGACATACGCTTATAAAGCTATGTTTTGTCCCGAGCATGACACATTTGTTGTTAAAACAACAGAAGGACGGCTCGCTGTTTATTCGCTCAATAGAATGAAACTAATCAAAAAGTTCCGTTTTTCGAAAATCGATGCTGGGCAGGACGATGGGTTTTGTTTTTCGAGTGATGGCAAGTATTTTTATAACATTGAACGTCATATTGATGGCTATAACTCTTGCCTTTCGGTCTACGAAACATCAAAGTTCAACAAAGTGAAGCAACTTTTTCTCTCGGATTCCGCTATTGTGTTAGAGTACATCGAATATGATGATGCCCTAGGCGGATTGTTTGTGCTTGGATTTATGAGGGGAGAGAGCGGAGTAATTGATTATGGGTTCGCAGCAGCTCTTAACGGCGATGATTTGGCGAATATTACGAGGCTTGCTGACGACCAATACTACTATGTGCTGGGATATAAGAGTTTGGAAATTATGGGGTTTACTTTACTGGCAAAAGAGTGTTCGAGTTTACCTTATGATGGCTATGATTTAGAAAATATTGAACACATTAAACTGTGTGATTTAATATGTAGAAAATAAGCAATAGCAAAGTTAAACGCTCAACCCATTGAAACGCTTGCAAATTCAAGGTTTCAAGGCACGACAGGCAGTCCAAAATAACACAAAATCAAGACCATTAGCAACGCACTAGATACACTACTAGTGACAAAAATTCAAACTATTTCTCAGTTTCAGAAGCCATTAAACCGCCCAACTGCTTGCAGTTGGGCGGTTTTTGCCGATGAGCGGAATTAGAATCCGCTCACCCATTTCAAGCTTTCCGAAACAGCACCCCCCCCAACTTCGGGACAAATTGTCCCGAAGTTGCCGCTTAACAGACCTCGGCTCATGTTGGATATATCCCCCGTCGCCGCGTTTTTCACTGCATAGACAAGTGAACCAGTCAAGGGCGCGGAACGCGCCGCCGTAGGCGGGTTACCCTTGACTGGCTCGCGCAGGCTATGCGATTTCGCGGACGGCGGCGGGGGCATATATCCTCCGGAGCCCGCTACCTTTCGCAACATTGACTTTGCCGCTGTGTTATGGTATGATTTCGATGTGTGGTGGCGATGTTAGTTGCCATGCGCCGCCTTGCCGATGGTAAGGTCGGTAGTTTATATTATCCCGCATTCGAGGGTAAAATCCGAGTGCGGATTTTTTATAAAAACTTTTGAAAAAAGGCTTGACTCGAACACAGTGTCGTACTTTATACTTGCTATTGAGAACAGGAAAGGAGGGTTGAACTTATGGAACTACAAACGGTTAGACAAGTTTCGCAAACCTACGGCATTTCGGCAAGAATGTTGCGGTACTATGAGCAAATGGGATTGCTTGAAAGCGAACGCATTGACGATTATGCGTACAGAGTTTACGACCAAGCCGCACTCAAACGCTTGCAACAAATCGTAATCTTGCGGAAATTGCAAATCCCAATCAAGCAGATACGCGACATTCTCAACAACCAAAACGCAGTGACGATTATCGAAGTATTCGAGCAAAACATAAGCGAACTTGACGAAAAGATAACAGCACTATCTACGGTCAAGTCGCTCTTGGCGCGTTTTGTTGATGAGTTGCAAGAAAAAGCTGAGGTGTCGTTGAAACTTGACATTTTGAACGATAAATCCATGATTTCGCTTGTGGATGCTCTGTCTGTTCCAATATCAAGAATAGAGGAGAACATTCCAATGGAACAACTAAACAAAGCGAGCGAAACCTTGGCGAAATACAATGAGCAAAATGTGCGTGTCGTATATCTGCCGCCCATGACGGTGGTGGTATCGAGTTACGCGGACATTGATGCAAAAGATGATAAGCCGTATCAAGAACGGGCAATGGTTGTAAAAAACCACATGAAAAAATTTATCGATGATGTTGATTTGTTTACGATTAAGCTGGATACGCGGTTTTTCGGTGAACTTTGGCACGAGGGGCATTGGGAGGGCAGCTACAAGCTGTGGGCAAGTATACCCGATGACCTTGACGTGCCTGCGCCGTTATTAAAAATGAAGTTTGATGGCGGTCTGTACGCAATGTGTAAAGGCGAGGATGGTCTTTGGGACTGGTTGAATGCTAGCGGCGACTACGCATGGCAACCCGCCGGCGGCGAAAACAGGCCGATTATGCACGAATATATCAATATGTTCAACAGGCACGGGTTGAAACACGGCTACAATAACAAACTCGGGTTTCAGTTCTTGGAGTTGATGATTCCTATCAAGGAAATTAAAACTTATACGAACGCAGAAAAAGACGCTATACTTTCGAGCATTGCCACGGCAGAGGCAAACGGCAAAGTAACAAAAATTGATTTGGCAACACTTGTGGCAAATGATAACCCCGAAGTTAGCTATACGAATGGCTTGCTTACGGTTAAATCGGCGGGGCTTGATAAAATGACAACGCTGCAGAAATTTATTGCGCCATTGAAAGTTGAGATGCGGGCAGCAACAGACAGTCATGATATTGTGCTTTCGTTTGCCGATGGCCGAATAATGCTCAATCATAAATATCTGCCCGGCATGATGGCGGTAAATGATTTGGTTGACGGCGAGGTTAGCTTTTACAATATGATTGCTTTTTCGCCCGGCGAGTTTATTGATATTGAGTGGATTATTGACAAACAGGCAATGATTATTAAAATCAACGGCGAAATACAGCACTTTGACGCAAATGAAAAATATATCGCCGCATTTGCAAAAAACCCCGAATACAATTTAGCGTCGGCAGTTTCTGTTGGGGCGTTTGATAGTTCAACGGTAACGGTGGAGTCGTTGCGCGTGACGGAGTTGTAGGGTGGCGAATAAACAAAATCGACCACGCCGATGGCGTATCAGGCAATAACGAAATTTTATATTTGTGGGAGGATTAAAGAATATGTCAGAATGTAAACGTCAAAAACTTGAAAGTATCATGAATAACAACTTAACGGGCAAAGCGTTGGAAAATGCACTCGATTTTGTTAATTCTATGATTACGATAGGATATAACATCGAGATAAACGACACTATCGATTTTTATTATATGGGCGAGATTACTTTTCTCGTTATTATTGCTCCGCACAGCGAAAATTTTCCCGACGGTTATTGGGGTATTTTTAATTACCCTCTCAACGAAAACGAGAACTTTCCATTAGACAGCGATTTAATCGACTTTGTTCATCAGAGTGTTCGGATATGTGAGGGTGAGTGTGGTTGTGCTGACTGGCCAAGAGGTGGAAATAAAGTCGTTTACGGAAAGAATTTTGAAGATGTTTGTTCTTCCGTGATTCAATGGTCAACCCCCGATGCCGAAGCAGTAGAAAAGATAAAAGAGTTAATGAAAAATTGGGCGTTGATTATTGCAGAAAAACAAGGCGCCAAATAAGCATATGGCATAGCTTTGCCCCGCATGAACGCCACATCGTAAGTAGCTACATTATCAACACTCAAAGGTGGCTGCACCCCCTTTGAACCCCTGCACACCCACTGAATAAGATAACGGAGTGTTATCTTATTCAGTGGGTTTTGTGTTTTTATGCCAACCGCAAATCTCAAAAATAAATCGAAATTATTTTCGCACTGACTGCCAAATCTGACGAAAAATCTCGCGAACATCACACCTGCGCTCGTCATAAA from Oscillospiraceae bacterium encodes:
- a CDS encoding transketolase, which encodes MTLKTLQLKLFAETIRRETLQAFVTAGAGHIGGSMSIVETLAVLYGRIMNITPNNPQDPNRDRFVMSKGHAGPSLYAALALKGYFPLDWLGTLNKNGTSLPSHCDMKKTPGIDVSTGSLGQGLSIAIGLALGQRFDNNACTYAMLGDGELNEGQIWEAAQFAPFHKLNNLIAFVDNNGKQLDGTTDDVLAQLDIGAKFAAFGWHTQVIDGHDIDAIITAITNAKAQDTASMIVLNTIKGNGCQYVAETAKNHHMPADERMQPELVRIQRDIDALTAQLAELGGQPLC
- a CDS encoding transketolase family protein, with amino-acid sequence MLEFVHDTLQDELGADGLPALMRETFIQQLIVSAKQDDRIMALDSDCAGSSGYTAFGAQFPDRFINCGIAEANMTGIAAGLSLMGKLPFTHAFGVFATRRACDQIALSCAYTNANVRIVGTDPGVCASLNGGTHMPFEDMAVLRGIPGVTLIEPTDSVMLRGIFDELTGMHGVVYIRLKRKTTPAIYKDGATFKIGKANLVREGSDVTLIASGIMVAEAVIAAQELAQIGISARVVDMFTWKPLDNEMVATCARETGAIVTCENHNIIGGLGEAVSAAVCATTPCPVERVGVNDTFGEVGSEGYLKEKFGLTAAEIVAAAKRVVERK
- a CDS encoding MerR family transcriptional regulator: MELQTVRQVSQTYGISARMLRYYEQMGLLESERIDDYAYRVYDQAALKRLQQIVILRKLQIPIKQIRDILNNQNAVTIIEVFEQNISELDEKITALSTVKSLLARFVDELQEKAEVSLKLDILNDKSMISLVDALSVPISRIEENIPMEQLNKASETLAKYNEQNVRVVYLPPMTVVVSSYADIDAKDDKPYQERAMVVKNHMKKFIDDVDLFTIKLDTRFFGELWHEGHWEGSYKLWASIPDDLDVPAPLLKMKFDGGLYAMCKGEDGLWDWLNASGDYAWQPAGGENRPIMHEYINMFNRHGLKHGYNNKLGFQFLELMIPIKEIKTYTNAEKDAILSSIATAEANGKVTKIDLATLVANDNPEVSYTNGLLTVKSAGLDKMTTLQKFIAPLKVEMRAATDSHDIVLSFADGRIMLNHKYLPGMMAVNDLVDGEVSFYNMIAFSPGEFIDIEWIIDKQAMIIKINGEIQHFDANEKYIAAFAKNPEYNLASAVSVGAFDSSTVTVESLRVTEL